The Halioglobus maricola genome segment CGCCACCAATGCGCAAACAGGTGCCGGCATCAACAACAAAACTGTTGGTCAGGTGAATGCCCGTTCCGCGACGGAAGCGCAGGCCGTTCTCACCGCCGAGGCCGTAACCGGACATATTGGTAATATTGGGCAGAGAGCGGGGCTCGGCATTCTCGTCGCCCTCGCGGTTATCTGCCTCGATCAGATTGTCGCCACTGTCTATCTGCTCCATATATAGATATTGGATGCTGCCCTGCCAACCGTCAGTCCAGTCGAGAGAGTCATCGCCGTTACCGGTCAGTACAACGTGGCTGGCGGAGACAGTGCCGCCGAAGAACTCAATGCCGTCGTCCAGGTTGTTATGTACCTGCACGAAGTCAACCTCGGTGCCGGAACCCACGCCCTGGAAGGCGATGCCGTTCAGCTGGTTTTCAGGGTCGACGTTGGAGCCTGCATAAGAGACAACAACGTATTTGAGGACACCAGAGCTATCGGCGGGATCGTCACCACCGAACAGGCCGGAGTTCGCCTCACCTTCCTTGGTACATTCGGCAGTGCCACCTGCAATACCTTCCGGGCAGTCATTGATAGGGGCAATACCATTGATAACAAGGCCACCCCACAAGCCGCGAGCGTTGCTCTCGACATCGCCGGTCACCGCCTGGTTGGCCGTAAAGTTAATGGGCTGCTCCGCGGTACCTTCCGCATGTATTTTGCAACCCTGCTCAATGACAAGGAAATCTTCGTTGGTGGCGCCGACAATCGTCGCGCCCTTCGCTACTTCCAGAACACATGACTGAGCCTGGGACTGCGCGCTATAGCCTGTAGAGAGCAGGAGGCCTGCTGCAACAGCACTGTATAATTTTGTTCGGTTCATTCTGGCAAGTCTCCCTTAACCGTTGCTTACGCTAAGGGCACCGCCCTTGATGCGGAACACGACGTCATTGCCCAGCAGCAGACCTTGTGGGTCCAGCTTTCCACCCGGCAACGCAGTCACGTCAATGTCGTAGATTTCCCGGCCGTCATTCGCTGTCTCGCCGGTCGGGGTAATTGCAGATTCGAGGCCAGCAGGAATGACGCTCATAACAACGTCTCCATCGCCGTCACCATCGCCATCTCCATCTCCATCGCCGTCGCCGTCGCCATCGCCGTCGCCGTCTCCAACCACTATCTGGCCCGGGGAAACGTTGTCAGAGGAGGAACCGCCGCAAGCGGCAAGCGAAGTAAGAAGCAGAGCAAGCAGTATCTGCTTAAGTCTGGTTTCGGAAGTCATGTCTAATCCCTGTATTTTGATGTAACAAATTTCACGGCACAGAAGCGCCCGGCTTTTCACCGATGTGTAGCGCCGAATACTAGGAGGGAGAAGTGACAGTAATGTGATCGGGATATTGCAAAAATATTAAACATCAGGAGTCGCCATGTTTTGCAGTCACAAAACATTCACGCCTCTATCGCGGGGGTGTAACACGAACCGGCAATCCTGCCCGTAAATAGAACGGCTCAGAGGCAAGACCATGAAACGACACAACAACACGATTAACGAATCCGAGAAGAAGCGAATCCGCGACGAGATTGACACGCAGATCGCGCAGTTTCTGGAGACCGGCGGCAAGATCGACGTCCTCAGCGGCAACTCAAACGACTCAAAGCGTGTTATCGGGTCGGTGTGGCACCACGGGGAAGATCTGCCCAGCCAGGGTCAGTGACCGCCTGAAGGCAGACCTTCTTTGAGATTCAGCAGCTCATGGAAGAGCGCCATTGCCGCAAAGGCACCCTAGAGATCGACTTCCCGGCGAAATTCGCGTTCGATTCGCTGCTGCTGCTCATAGCGGCTGACGCCACGACGCCGGTCGCTGTCACGCATGCGCTGCTGATAGCGCTGGCGTCGATAGCGGGCCACCAGGCGGGGAAACCACTCGGCCTCCTCCTCACCTGCGATCAGCGCCTCTATGAAGGCGATATCTATGCCTACCCGATAGGCGATGCGACTGGGGCGAATTTTATGCGCGTGGAATTCGGCAACGATGTGAATCTGTTGCTCGCGGTTGTGCTGGCACTCGCGGGAATAGCCATAGGGCGGAGAGGGTGTGCGCGGGTCGGCTGTTGATAGTTGCTTTGTCATGATCACATTATTTAGCAGCAGCTGCGGAAATTGCAATTTATCTAGCCGCAATGACACCAATCCCAACTGGCGACTTTGGCTATCCGGTGCAATACTGGAGAGGAGTAAACCCCAAAAAGGAAGCTATGATGAAGCGGACCCTACTAGCCACAGCACTCGTGGCAGGCACTCTCATCCTCGCCGGATGCAGCGCCGAGCCCGGCAGTGAACGGTGGTGCAAAGCGAAAAAAGATCAGCCCAAATCAGAGTGGACTGGCAGCGATGCCGCGACCTTTGCCAAAAATTGCCTGATTGACGGCACCGAAGTCGGCTCTGAAAAGTGGTGTGAAGACCTATCCGGCAAGCCCAAGGGTGACTGGACCGCCAGCGAGGCATCCACATACGCCAAGCACTGTGTAATGTAAGGAATATCCACACATGAAAAATCTTCTCGCCCGGCTTCTGCCGGGTTTTGCGTTTCTTATTGCCCTTTCAATTGTTCCCGGCGCCACCGCCGGAGATTCCCTGCAGCGGGTCATCGATTTCAAAACCCTGACTGTGGGTACTTCCGGAGACCAACCCCCCATGACAGCGGTCAGCAGGCAAGGCGGGGTAATGGGCTTCGATGTTGATCTCGCCCAGGGCCTGGCAAAGGCCATGCGAGTCCAGCTGGATATCCAGGTATTGCCCTTTGGCGAACTGTTGGACGCCCTGGAAGACGGCAAGATAGACATGATCATGTCAAACTTTTCGATCACCCCGGAACGCTCCGAACGCGCGCACTTTATAGGCCCCTACATGATGTCGGGTAAATCCATTCTCACCCGGAATTCCGTTCTGGCGAACGCGCAAAACAGCGAAGATTTCAATCGCGCTGACCTCAAAATTGCCGCTGTCCAGAATTCGACCAGTGCGATGTTCGTCGCCGAAGTGGCACCCGATGCAACCCTGGTAGCCGTCGAAAGCAGTGACCTGGCGATCCAGATGCTATTGGACGGTAAGGTGGATGCCCTGATGGCTGATATGGCTGTTTGTAAGCTTGCCGTGCTGCGTCATCGTGACGCGGGCCTGGTCACTCTGCAGGAACCACTGACGATCGAGCCAGTCGGTATCGCCGTCAGCCTGGAGGACCGCCAGTTTCAAAATCTGGTTAGCAATTACCTGAATGCCTACGAAAAGACCGGAGTGCTCACCAAATTACGCAAGAAATGGTTCGAGCAAAGCGACTGGATAGGCGCCCTGCCCTGATGCCCCGGCTCACGCCCGAAATACTGCTCAGGCTCGCCGCCTGCTCGCACTGCGGGGTGTGAGCGTGGCCTCGGCTGACCCACTGGTTATCGCTCACCGAGGTGCCAGCGGCTATGTGCCGGAACATACCCTGGAAAGCAAAGCCATGGCACATACCATGGGCGCAGACTACATCGAACAGGATGTCGTGCTGACCGCCGATGGTATTCCCATCGTGCTGCACGACATCCACCTGGAACCCACCACCGATGTGGAGCAACGCTTCCCGGAGCGCGCCAGGAACGATGGCCGCTACTATGCTCTGGATTTCACGCTCGCAGAAATTCGCTCTTTACGCGCTCACGAGCGAACGAGAGCAAGTGAGAATGGCAGTAGAGTCGCGGTTTATCCGGGGCGCTTCCCCGCCTTTTCAGGCCATTTCTCGGTACCGACCCTGCGCGAGGAAATCGAACTCATCGCCGGCCTCAACCAGAGTACAGGTCGCACAGCCGGCTTGTACATCGAGCTGAAAGCCCCTCAGTGGCATCTCGCACAGGGATACGATTCAGCAAAAGCTGTATTTGAGATTCTGACGGATACTGGGTACGCCACGCGCAGCGATGACGTTTTTCTACAGTGTTTCGACGCACCGACCCTCCGGCGCCTGCGCCACGAATTCAAGACGGTATTGCCCCTGATTCAGCTCATCGGCGACAACAGTTGGGGTGAGGACGGTGACAATGACTACGACGCGATGCGCACAGCAGAGGGGCTCGCCCAGATCGCCACCTACGCGGACGGCATCGGGCCGTGGATTCCACAGGTGATCACCCTGCAAGCCGACGCTAGCCAGGCGCAAAGCACTGGCCTCACCGAAGCGGCACACGCCGTGGGTCTGGTGGTACACCCCTACACGATCCGGGCAGACGAACTACCGGCGGGAACAAGCGCAGAACAACTGCACATCGCCCTGTTCGAAACCGCAAAAATCGATGGCGTGTTCACCGATTTCCCAAATATTACCCGCGCCTTTGTGGATGATCGTACCGGCGCAAGGGAGTAATATACGCACTCTCAAAATTGGAAGCCGATGTGACTCCGAAAATAAACAGACGCACAAAAATTGTGGCCACCATTGGCCCTGGCAGCGAATCTGAAGACATGATCGCGCGGCTGATAACGGCTGGCGTGGATGTATTCAGACTAAACTTTAGCCACGGGACTGCCGAACAGCACGCCGCTGTTGCACAACGTATTCGCAAACAATCGCGAATCGCCGGGCGCTATGTGGGTATTCTCGCAGACCTGCAGGGCCCCAAGATCCGCATCAGTAAATTTCGCGA includes the following:
- a CDS encoding DUF3012 domain-containing protein, with the protein product MKRTLLATALVAGTLILAGCSAEPGSERWCKAKKDQPKSEWTGSDAATFAKNCLIDGTEVGSEKWCEDLSGKPKGDWTASEASTYAKHCVM
- a CDS encoding substrate-binding periplasmic protein, encoding MKNLLARLLPGFAFLIALSIVPGATAGDSLQRVIDFKTLTVGTSGDQPPMTAVSRQGGVMGFDVDLAQGLAKAMRVQLDIQVLPFGELLDALEDGKIDMIMSNFSITPERSERAHFIGPYMMSGKSILTRNSVLANAQNSEDFNRADLKIAAVQNSTSAMFVAEVAPDATLVAVESSDLAIQMLLDGKVDALMADMAVCKLAVLRHRDAGLVTLQEPLTIEPVGIAVSLEDRQFQNLVSNYLNAYEKTGVLTKLRKKWFEQSDWIGALP
- the glpQ gene encoding glycerophosphodiester phosphodiesterase; its protein translation is MASADPLVIAHRGASGYVPEHTLESKAMAHTMGADYIEQDVVLTADGIPIVLHDIHLEPTTDVEQRFPERARNDGRYYALDFTLAEIRSLRAHERTRASENGSRVAVYPGRFPAFSGHFSVPTLREEIELIAGLNQSTGRTAGLYIELKAPQWHLAQGYDSAKAVFEILTDTGYATRSDDVFLQCFDAPTLRRLRHEFKTVLPLIQLIGDNSWGEDGDNDYDAMRTAEGLAQIATYADGIGPWIPQVITLQADASQAQSTGLTEAAHAVGLVVHPYTIRADELPAGTSAEQLHIALFETAKIDGVFTDFPNITRAFVDDRTGARE